In a single window of the Panthera uncia isolate 11264 chromosome B2 unlocalized genomic scaffold, Puncia_PCG_1.0 HiC_scaffold_25, whole genome shotgun sequence genome:
- the LOC125939305 gene encoding zinc finger protein with KRAB and SCAN domains 4-like translates to MAGESAESTAWDAKSAGNHMGPLVVKPEAGEASALVQDASPHRGPEDSRRRFRGFRYPEAEGPREALRRLRELCRQWLSPDIHSKEQILELLVLEQFLTILPAELQAWVRGQHPESGDEVVVLLEHLQRQLEAPTPQVPGGDQGQELVCCEMAALTPSRGSRSAQFQPVRALLKHESLGSRALPGTVLQGPGLAPGGRCRGDAVVAARLPPEPQGLLKTEDVALAFSSGWAQLDSSRGSFHGDEGRENPGGLTSPGGETEAEIRALPVDEVRPVQESGGMPRPPREDTAQIPEGTEAGEQEGRFPRKQKTATGSRRHYCHECGKSFAQSSGLTKHRRIHTGEKPYECEDCGKTFIGSSALVIHQRVHTGEKPYECEECGKVFSHSSNLIKHQRTHTGEKPYECEECGKTFSQSCSLLEHHKIHTGEKPYQCNTCGKAFRRNSHLLRHQRIHGDKNVQDRECAETREGRGRVESRWESVEAPASYTCDECDRSFTRSRSLLEHQKIHTGEKPYQCDTCGKGFTRTSYLVQHRRSHVGKKVLSQ, encoded by the exons ATGGCTGGAGAATCGGCGGAGAGCACAGCCTGGGACGCCAAGTCCGCAGGGAACCACATGGGGCCTCTGGTGGTGAAGCCGGAAGCGGGAGAGGCCTCTGCCCTTGTGCAGGACGCCAGCCCCCATCGGGGTCCTGAAGACTCGCGCCGGCGCTTCCGGGGCTTCCGCTACCCTGAGGCCGAGGGGCCCCGCGAGGCGCTGCGCCGGCTCCGCGAGCTGTGCCGCCAGTGGCTGAGCCCGGATATACACAGCAAGGAGCAGATCCTGGAGCTGCTGGTGCTGGAGCAGTTCCTGACCATCCTGCCCGCCGAGCTCCAGGCCTGGGTGCGGGGACAGCACCCGGAGAGCGGGGACGAGGTGGTGGTGCTCCTGGAGCACTTGCAGAGACAGCTGGAGGCGCCGACACCGCAG GTCCCAGGTGGTGACCAGGGCCAAGAGCTTGTCTGTTGCGAGATGGCAGCACTGACACCTTCCCGCGGATCACGGAGTGCCCAGTTCCAGCCGGTGAGGGCTCTGCTCAAGCATGAATCTCTGGGATCACGGGCCTTACCAGGCACAG ttCTCCAGGGTCCTGGGCTTGCCCCGGGAGGGCGCTGCAGAGGAGACGCAGTGGTGGCGGCCAGGCTGCCCCCAGAGCCCCAG GGCTTGCTGAAAACGGAAGACGTGGCCCTGGCTTTCTCCTCTGGCTGGGCGCAGCTGGATTCCTCTCGGGGGAGCTTCCACGGAGACGAAGGGCGGGAGAACCCCGGCGGCCTGACCTCCCCGG GTGGTGAGACAGAGGCCGAGATCCGGGCCCTGCCTGTGGACGAGGTCCGGCCAGTACAAGAGTCCGGGGGAATGCCGCGCCCCCCGCGTGAAGACACTGCCCAGATTCCTGAAGGCACCGAAGCTGGCGAACAGGAGGGCAGGTTCCCGAGAAAGCAGAAAACTGCCACGGGAAGTAGGAGGCACTACTGTCACGAATGTGGAAAGAGTTTTGCTCAGAGTTCAGGCCTGACCAAACACAGGAGAATCCACACCGGGGAGAAACCCTATGAGTGTGAAGACTGTGGCAAGACCTTCATCGGGAGCTCTGCCCTCGTCATCCATCAGAGAGTccacaccggggagaagccctACGAGTGTGAGGAGTGTGGCAAGGTGTTCAGTCACAGCTCAAACCTCATCAAACACCAGAGAACccacaccggggagaagccctACGAGTGTGAGGAGTGTGGGAAAACCTTCAGCCAGAGTTGCAGCCTCCTTGAACATCACAAAATCCACACAGGGGAGAAGCCGTACCAGTGCAACACGTGTGGCAAAGCTTTCAGGCGGAATTCACATCTCCTCAGACACCAGAGGATCCACGGCGATAAAAACGTGCAGGATCGTGAATGTGCAGAGACCCGGGAGGGTCGGGGGAGGGTGGAAAGCCGGTGGGAAAGCGTTGAGGCTCCCGCGTCTTACACATGTGACGAGTGTGACAGGAGTTTCACTCGGAGTAGAAGCCTTCTCGAACATCAGAAAATCCACACCGGTGAGAAACCCTATCAGTGTGACACATGTGGGAAAGGCTTCACCCGAACTTCATACCTTGTTCAACACCGGAGGAGCCATGTTGGAAAGAAAGTTCTATCACAGTGA